One Blattabacterium cuenoti DNA window includes the following coding sequences:
- the carA gene encoding glutamine-hydrolyzing carbamoyl-phosphate synthase small subunit: MKKNITKRRTAKLILEDGTKYEAYHFGAPVSSSGEVVFNTAMTGYTESLTDPSYKGQILTYTYPIIGNYGIPFSFNKESIHEFYESDKIQVSGLIISYYSNRPYHWNMFCTLSDWLLENGVPGLYGVDTRLIAQKLRKKGGAMLGKILMDKEKEDIPFYDPNQDNLSEKVSIHEKIIYGNGKYKILLVDFGLKNNILRCLLRRNCSIIRVPWDYDYTKEKEEYNGIVLSNGPGNPKIYEKPISYIRMALRKEHPIFGICLGNQLLGIAAGGDTYKLTYAHRGHNQPVLSLETGKSFITSQNHGYGLDTKNISGKWKIFFKNLNDNTCEGLIHEKKPFFSVQFHPEASSGPKDTEFLFDLFLSFIKKRLFKKN, encoded by the coding sequence ATGAAAAAGAATATAACAAAAAGAAGAACGGCAAAGTTGATTCTGGAAGATGGAACAAAGTATGAAGCTTATCATTTTGGAGCCCCCGTTTCTTCTTCTGGAGAAGTTGTATTTAATACAGCTATGACGGGGTACACGGAGAGTTTGACAGATCCTTCTTACAAAGGTCAAATTTTGACTTATACTTATCCCATTATAGGAAATTATGGAATTCCATTTTCTTTTAATAAGGAATCAATTCATGAATTTTATGAATCAGATAAAATTCAAGTATCTGGACTTATTATTTCCTATTATTCTAATCGTCCGTATCATTGGAATATGTTTTGTACACTATCGGATTGGTTGCTAGAAAATGGAGTTCCCGGATTGTATGGAGTAGATACAAGACTCATTGCACAAAAACTTAGAAAGAAAGGAGGGGCAATGTTAGGTAAAATTTTAATGGATAAAGAGAAAGAAGATATCCCTTTTTATGATCCGAATCAGGATAATCTTTCTGAAAAAGTTTCGATACATGAGAAAATCATATATGGAAATGGAAAATATAAAATATTACTTGTTGATTTTGGATTAAAAAATAATATTTTACGTTGTCTTTTGCGAAGGAATTGCTCTATAATAAGAGTTCCATGGGATTATGATTATACAAAAGAAAAAGAAGAATATAACGGAATCGTTCTTTCTAATGGCCCCGGAAATCCAAAAATTTATGAAAAACCTATATCTTATATTCGTATGGCACTGAGAAAAGAACATCCTATATTTGGAATCTGTTTAGGAAATCAACTTTTGGGGATTGCAGCAGGAGGAGATACCTATAAACTAACGTATGCACATAGAGGACATAATCAACCTGTTTTATCACTAGAAACAGGAAAAAGTTTTATAACGTCACAAAACCATGGATATGGTTTGGATACTAAAAATATTTCTGGAAAATGGAAAATATTCTTTAAAAATTTAAATGATAATACTTGCGAAGGGCTCATTCATGAGAAAAAACCTTTTTTTTCTGTACAGTTTCATCCAGAAGCATCCAGCGGACCTAAAGATACAGAATTTTTGTTCGATCTTTTTCTCTCTTTTATTAAGAAGAGATTATTCAAAAAAAATTAG
- a CDS encoding argininosuccinate synthase domain-containing protein gives MKIKVRVSHDEDTKYAFLICKKIEESAKSRGTGISKKDPEYIKSIMINGNAVIAFCNGEIAGFSYLEVFQNEEFVVNSGLIVFPEFRKKGLARIIKIEIFKLSRKKFPNSKIFSITTSNSVIKMNTELGFKPVSFSELPQSEEFWKGCQSCSNFDILNRNKRKMCLCTGLLYNICDKINKPNKNKNNEKNLIHGDKIVLAYSGGLDTSYCLKYLIQEEGYEVHTVIINTGGFKEEELKEIEERAFNIGAKSHRTINAIEEYYQNCIKYLIFGNILKNNTYPLSVSSERIFQAIQIAQYATFINAKAIAHGSTGAGNDQIRFDIAFQIICPEKITLSPIRDLKISRKEEIEYLRNRGISICWDKAKYSINKGIWGTSIGGKETLTSYHDFPEESYPTKLKKKKSETLELEFEKGELVSINREKGKAIKNIIKLEKIASEFAIGRGIHIGDTILGIKGRVAFEASAAIIIIKAHHLLEKHILTKWQLYWKEQLSNWYGMLLHEAQYLDPVMRDIEMFLSSSQKRLTGTVHIILYPYRFHLVGIQSEFDLMESNMAQYGEMNYAWTAEDVKGFTKILSNQMKMYHNLNKKEGKKE, from the coding sequence ATGAAAATAAAAGTTAGAGTATCTCATGATGAGGATACAAAATATGCTTTCTTGATTTGCAAGAAAATAGAGGAATCAGCAAAAAGTAGAGGAACTGGAATTTCTAAAAAAGATCCGGAATATATTAAATCAATAATGATTAATGGAAATGCTGTGATTGCCTTTTGTAATGGAGAAATAGCAGGATTTAGTTATCTTGAAGTTTTTCAAAATGAAGAATTTGTTGTCAATTCCGGGTTGATTGTTTTTCCTGAGTTCAGAAAAAAAGGATTAGCAAGAATCATAAAAATTGAAATCTTTAAACTTTCCAGAAAAAAATTTCCAAATTCTAAAATTTTTAGTATTACAACAAGTAATTCCGTTATAAAAATGAATACAGAATTGGGTTTTAAGCCAGTTTCTTTTAGTGAACTACCTCAATCAGAAGAGTTTTGGAAAGGTTGTCAAAGTTGTTCAAACTTTGACATATTAAACAGAAATAAAAGAAAAATGTGTCTCTGTACAGGACTTTTATACAACATATGTGACAAGATAAATAAACCTAACAAGAATAAAAATAACGAAAAAAATTTAATTCATGGAGATAAAATAGTTTTAGCCTATAGTGGTGGATTAGATACTTCCTACTGTTTAAAATATCTGATCCAGGAAGAAGGATACGAAGTCCATACTGTGATTATAAATACAGGAGGATTTAAAGAAGAGGAATTAAAAGAAATTGAAGAAAGAGCTTTTAATATTGGAGCAAAATCACATAGAACTATTAACGCTATAGAAGAATATTATCAAAATTGTATAAAATATCTTATATTTGGAAACATTCTTAAAAACAATACATATCCACTTTCAGTTAGTTCTGAAAGAATTTTTCAGGCTATTCAAATTGCACAATATGCAACTTTTATTAATGCTAAAGCAATCGCTCATGGTAGTACTGGAGCAGGTAACGATCAAATTAGATTTGATATAGCTTTTCAAATCATTTGTCCTGAAAAAATTACTTTATCCCCTATAAGAGATCTGAAAATTTCTAGAAAAGAAGAAATTGAATATTTGCGAAACAGAGGTATCTCCATTTGCTGGGATAAAGCGAAATATTCCATTAACAAAGGAATTTGGGGGACTAGCATAGGGGGAAAGGAAACACTCACCTCTTATCACGATTTTCCGGAAGAATCCTATCCAACAAAGTTAAAAAAAAAAAAGAGTGAAACTCTAGAATTAGAATTTGAAAAAGGAGAATTAGTAAGTATTAACAGAGAAAAGGGAAAGGCGATAAAAAATATAATAAAACTTGAAAAAATTGCCTCAGAATTTGCAATAGGAAGAGGAATTCACATAGGAGATACTATTTTAGGAATTAAAGGAAGAGTTGCGTTTGAAGCTTCAGCTGCTATTATCATTATTAAAGCTCATCATTTGTTAGAAAAACATATTCTTACAAAATGGCAACTTTATTGGAAAGAACAGTTATCTAATTGGTATGGAATGTTACTTCATGAAGCTCAATATTTAGATCCTGTCATGCGTGATATAGAAATGTTTTTAAGTAGCTCCCAAAAAAGGCTAACTGGAACTGTCCATATAATTTTATATCCTTATAGATTTCATTTAGTTGGGATTCAATCTGAATTTGATTTAATGGAATCTAATATGGCTCAATATGGAGAAATGAATTATGCTTGGACTGCAGAAGATGTTAAAGGATTTACAAAAATATTGAGCAATCAAATGAAAATGTATCATAATTTAAATAAAAAAGAAGGTAAAAAAGAATGA
- a CDS encoding aspartate aminotransferase family protein, with protein sequence MELFDVYPILNIELTKSKGVYIFDKQGHMYLDFYGGHAVISIGHSHPYYVKSLIEQIHKIPYYSNSVFIYKKKKLAHLLGCVSGYENYSLFLCNSGTESNENALKIASFHTGKKKVIAFKGSFHGRTSGSVSVTDNYKLVSPFDAQHETIFLDYKEIGILEKKLKHGDICALITEGIQGVSGIRDPGADFFCQVGALCKKYNTVFIVDEIQSGYGRTGSFFSHQLYPLIKPDLITIAKGMGNGFPMGGVLIHPKFKPYHGMLGTTFGGTHLACTAGIAVLEIILKENLIENARKMGKILLQGLRMIPKIKKIRGRGLMLGLEFDFPIHELKNVLIYKEKVFVGISNHSCVLRLLPPLSINVTHIKLFLTKLRNALSYLEKKK encoded by the coding sequence ATGGAACTATTTGACGTATACCCTATTCTAAACATAGAATTAACCAAAAGTAAAGGAGTATATATTTTTGATAAACAAGGACATATGTATTTAGATTTTTATGGAGGGCATGCCGTAATTTCTATTGGTCATTCGCATCCATATTATGTAAAATCCTTAATAGAACAAATTCATAAAATTCCTTATTATTCGAATAGTGTTTTTATTTATAAAAAAAAAAAATTAGCTCATTTACTTGGGTGTGTTTCAGGATATGAAAATTATTCTTTATTTCTTTGTAATTCTGGAACTGAATCTAATGAAAACGCATTGAAAATAGCCTCTTTTCATACAGGTAAAAAAAAGGTTATTGCTTTTAAAGGTTCTTTTCATGGAAGGACAAGCGGAAGTGTCTCCGTAACGGATAACTACAAGTTAGTATCTCCTTTTGATGCTCAACATGAAACTATATTTTTAGATTATAAGGAGATTGGAATTTTAGAAAAAAAATTAAAACATGGAGACATTTGTGCTTTAATTACGGAAGGAATACAAGGTGTTTCGGGAATCAGAGATCCGGGGGCTGATTTTTTTTGTCAAGTTGGGGCACTCTGTAAAAAGTACAATACAGTTTTTATTGTAGATGAGATTCAAAGTGGTTATGGACGAACTGGATCCTTTTTTTCTCATCAATTATATCCTCTTATAAAACCAGATTTAATTACTATTGCTAAAGGAATGGGAAATGGATTTCCCATGGGGGGTGTTCTTATTCATCCTAAATTTAAACCATATCACGGAATGTTAGGAACTACATTTGGGGGGACCCATTTAGCTTGTACTGCTGGAATTGCTGTATTAGAAATTATTCTAAAAGAAAATTTAATTGAAAATGCAAGAAAAATGGGAAAAATTCTATTGCAAGGATTACGTATGATTCCTAAAATAAAAAAAATAAGAGGGAGAGGACTAATGTTAGGTTTAGAATTTGATTTTCCTATTCATGAATTGAAAAATGTTTTAATTTACAAAGAAAAAGTATTTGTTGGAATCTCTAATCATTCATGTGTTTTAAGATTACTTCCTCCATTGAGTATTAACGTAACCCACATCAAATTATTCCTTACAAAGCTGAGGAATGCTTTATCATATCTAGAAAAAAAAAAATGA
- the dnaE gene encoding DNA polymerase III subunit alpha: MYLIVDTETTGLPISYSIPITNTENWPRIVQIAWQCHDLLGNFIEFKNFIIQPEHYDIPFNSFKVHGITNEKAEKCGKNLNYVLKEFKKSFEKSKCLIGHNLDFDVKVIACEFFRKKKEISFKEKKLIDTKEISISYCKLPGISKKRFKWPTLNELYYKLFGIYFSNLHNASNDVKATARCFLELIRIGIISSHDLGIDKNTLIQFREQFQNPISSSMVFFEKPSPSYNYKNTLYTEESEDISYKNLDKIKKKRYSHIHNHTSFSILSSTIEIQSLIEKSIYFEMPAVGITDYGNLMGAFHFLNAIHSANKKYFPKSIKGIIGCEVFISEFYLQNKFTKEQPDKRYKQVLLSKNKDGYHNLSKICSLGFTEGFYSGIPRVGKNLIEKYKKNLIALTGDLNAEIPQTILNQGKRKAEKVFLWWKELFKEDFYIELFRHGLEEEDYVNKILLQFSEKYHVKYIVQNNTFYLNKKEAHAHDILLCVKNGEKQSTPIGTGRGYRFGFPNQEFYFKSQEDMKEIFSDLPEAFDFLDELINKIETYHLSHKILLPKFQIPESFRKTLDQKVEIKNNNIGENYFLRNLTYEGAKKRYPHLTKEIKERIHFELKTIEKIGYPGYFLIVHNFISQARKMDISIGPGRGSVAGSVVAYCIGITDIDPIKYNLLFERFLNPDRISLPDIDIDFDDRGREKIIKWVVDKYGKHQVAQIITYSTMGAKSAIRDTARVFNLSLKETDRIAKMVPSLLSLKEILSKNSKIEGINKDERNNVKRLRKIAEKKETLEGRILKQAKILEGSIRSTGIHACGIIISPSDIKEYVPVSVSKESDLLVTQFDNNVVEHAGLLKMDFLGLKTLTIIKDALNLIKKRVNLTDFSFPLEDKKTYSLFQKGETIAVFQYESPGMQKYLRLLKPDKFDDLIAMMALYRPGPLQYIPNFISRKHGKEAITYDLPEMEEFLKETYGITIYQEQVMLISQKIAVFSKGDADLLRKAMGKKQKNVLNKMKNQFLFQAMKKGYPKNILEKIWQDWESFSFYAFNKSHATCYAYIAFQTAYLKTHFPYEYMASVLSNNMQNIKQLTYFIKECKRMGISIIGPDINESDSFFQVTKDHNNIRHIRFGMRGIKGVGENAVKTILSERETNGPYTSIFDLVKRINLRIVNKKTLESLILSGSLDGFHVEREQYFHLDDENQFRTIEKIIRFGSKYQKIKKENKTSLLNLKKIEIEKPIFREGNTWSQIHKLSKEKEVLGVYATSHPLDAFYYERKYFTNLSLDQFNKNESKLIGKNIHICGILSKIEKKTYIKSGIKYGILLLEDYHSSKEFRLSGKEYLKYEHLLFNNSLLYLSIYIEKYRVEKYKSKENRIHVLHIESLQDVLKKLTHKLIVKININDLDSMIIHEIERLFSQRKGNKILHILLYDRENKIYLNFESKKYGVNITSSFLKELEKIKGLDFFLIKTCNRQ, from the coding sequence ATGTACCTCATTGTTGATACAGAAACCACAGGGCTACCTATATCTTACAGTATTCCAATTACTAATACAGAAAATTGGCCTAGAATTGTTCAAATTGCATGGCAATGTCATGATCTTCTAGGGAATTTTATAGAATTTAAAAATTTTATTATCCAACCAGAACATTATGACATTCCTTTCAATTCTTTTAAAGTTCATGGAATTACTAATGAAAAAGCAGAAAAATGTGGAAAAAATTTAAATTATGTTCTCAAAGAATTTAAAAAATCTTTCGAAAAATCCAAATGTCTAATTGGACATAATTTAGATTTTGATGTTAAAGTTATTGCATGTGAGTTTTTTCGTAAAAAAAAAGAAATTTCTTTCAAAGAAAAAAAACTTATAGATACTAAAGAAATATCAATTTCTTATTGTAAACTACCTGGAATCAGCAAAAAAAGATTTAAATGGCCCACATTAAACGAATTATATTACAAATTATTCGGAATCTACTTTTCTAATTTGCATAATGCATCAAATGATGTAAAAGCAACAGCTCGTTGTTTTTTAGAACTTATCAGAATTGGAATTATATCGTCTCATGATTTAGGAATAGACAAAAATACTCTAATCCAATTCAGAGAGCAGTTTCAGAACCCTATTTCTTCCTCTATGGTTTTCTTTGAAAAACCTTCCCCTTCTTATAATTACAAAAATACTCTTTATACAGAAGAATCAGAAGATATTTCTTATAAAAATTTGGATAAAATAAAAAAAAAAAGATATTCTCATATTCATAATCACACTTCTTTTTCCATACTTTCCTCAACCATAGAGATTCAATCTTTGATTGAAAAATCAATCTATTTTGAGATGCCTGCTGTAGGAATAACAGATTATGGAAATCTGATGGGGGCTTTTCATTTTTTAAACGCCATTCATTCCGCAAATAAAAAATATTTTCCAAAATCCATTAAGGGAATTATTGGATGTGAAGTTTTTATATCAGAATTTTATTTACAAAATAAATTCACTAAAGAACAACCAGACAAACGATATAAACAAGTCCTTTTATCTAAGAACAAAGATGGATATCACAATTTATCAAAAATTTGTTCTCTTGGCTTTACAGAAGGATTTTATTCTGGAATTCCTAGAGTGGGAAAGAATTTAATTGAAAAATACAAGAAAAACTTAATAGCTCTTACTGGAGATCTAAATGCAGAAATTCCACAAACCATATTAAATCAAGGAAAAAGAAAAGCAGAAAAAGTTTTTCTTTGGTGGAAAGAACTTTTCAAAGAAGATTTCTATATAGAACTATTCCGTCATGGATTAGAAGAAGAAGATTATGTCAATAAGATTTTACTTCAGTTTTCAGAGAAATATCATGTAAAATATATTGTCCAAAACAATACTTTTTACTTAAATAAAAAAGAGGCTCATGCGCATGATATTTTACTTTGCGTAAAAAATGGAGAAAAACAATCAACTCCTATAGGGACTGGAAGAGGTTACAGATTTGGATTTCCAAATCAAGAATTTTATTTTAAAAGTCAAGAAGATATGAAAGAAATTTTTTCTGATCTTCCAGAAGCTTTTGATTTTTTAGACGAATTAATTAACAAAATTGAAACTTATCATCTTTCTCATAAAATATTGCTTCCCAAATTTCAAATTCCAGAATCTTTTCGAAAGACTCTGGATCAGAAAGTTGAAATAAAAAATAACAATATAGGAGAGAATTATTTTCTAAGAAATCTTACTTATGAAGGAGCTAAAAAACGTTACCCCCATTTGACAAAAGAAATTAAAGAAAGAATTCATTTTGAATTAAAAACAATTGAAAAAATTGGATATCCTGGTTATTTTCTGATTGTACACAATTTTATTTCTCAAGCTAGAAAAATGGATATTTCAATAGGTCCGGGAAGAGGTTCTGTTGCTGGATCTGTTGTAGCTTATTGTATAGGAATAACAGATATAGATCCCATCAAATATAACCTTCTTTTTGAACGATTTTTAAATCCAGATAGGATTTCTCTTCCAGATATTGATATTGATTTTGATGATCGTGGACGGGAAAAAATTATTAAATGGGTTGTAGATAAATATGGGAAACATCAAGTTGCGCAAATTATTACCTATTCCACTATGGGGGCGAAATCTGCCATTAGAGACACGGCACGTGTATTTAATCTATCCTTAAAAGAAACAGATCGTATCGCAAAAATGGTTCCTAGTTTACTTTCTTTGAAAGAAATTTTATCAAAAAATTCTAAAATAGAAGGAATCAACAAAGATGAAAGGAATAATGTTAAAAGACTTAGAAAAATTGCAGAGAAGAAAGAAACCTTGGAAGGGAGAATTCTAAAACAAGCAAAAATTTTAGAGGGATCTATAAGAAGTACTGGAATACATGCTTGTGGAATAATTATAAGCCCCTCTGATATTAAAGAATATGTTCCAGTTTCTGTTTCTAAAGAATCTGATTTATTAGTTACACAATTTGATAATAATGTAGTCGAACATGCGGGCCTGTTAAAAATGGATTTTCTAGGATTAAAAACCCTTACTATTATTAAAGATGCTTTAAATCTTATAAAGAAACGTGTGAATCTCACAGATTTTTCATTTCCTCTAGAAGATAAAAAAACTTATTCTCTTTTCCAGAAAGGAGAAACCATAGCCGTTTTTCAATACGAATCTCCAGGAATGCAGAAATATTTACGTCTTCTTAAACCTGATAAATTTGATGATTTAATTGCAATGATGGCATTGTATAGACCGGGCCCATTACAATATATTCCTAATTTCATATCTAGAAAACATGGAAAAGAAGCAATCACCTATGATTTACCAGAAATGGAAGAATTTTTAAAAGAAACTTATGGGATAACAATATATCAAGAACAGGTTATGTTGATATCGCAAAAAATAGCTGTATTTAGCAAAGGGGATGCAGATTTACTTAGAAAAGCTATGGGAAAAAAACAAAAAAATGTTCTAAATAAAATGAAGAATCAGTTCCTTTTTCAGGCAATGAAAAAAGGATATCCGAAAAATATTTTGGAAAAAATATGGCAAGATTGGGAATCTTTTTCTTTCTATGCATTTAATAAATCTCATGCTACATGTTATGCTTATATCGCATTTCAAACTGCTTACCTGAAAACACATTTTCCATATGAATATATGGCTTCTGTTCTAAGTAATAATATGCAAAATATTAAACAACTAACATATTTCATAAAAGAGTGTAAAAGAATGGGAATATCTATTATTGGACCAGATATAAATGAAAGCGATTCCTTTTTTCAAGTAACAAAAGATCATAATAATATCAGACATATTAGATTCGGAATGAGAGGAATAAAAGGAGTTGGAGAAAATGCTGTTAAAACAATTCTTAGTGAAAGAGAAACAAATGGACCATATACTTCTATATTTGATTTAGTAAAAAGAATCAATTTACGTATAGTGAATAAAAAAACTTTGGAAAGTTTAATTTTATCAGGATCATTAGATGGATTTCATGTTGAGAGAGAACAATATTTTCATTTAGATGATGAAAATCAGTTCAGAACTATAGAGAAAATTATTCGATTCGGATCAAAATATCAAAAAATAAAAAAAGAGAATAAAACTTCTCTTCTTAATCTTAAAAAAATTGAAATAGAAAAACCAATTTTCAGAGAAGGAAACACATGGAGTCAGATTCATAAATTATCCAAAGAAAAAGAAGTATTAGGGGTTTATGCCACTTCACATCCTCTGGATGCTTTTTATTATGAGAGAAAATATTTTACTAATCTTTCTTTAGATCAATTTAATAAAAATGAATCCAAACTCATAGGAAAAAATATACACATATGTGGAATTCTATCTAAAATAGAAAAAAAAACATATATAAAAAGTGGAATAAAATATGGAATCTTATTGTTAGAAGATTATCATTCTTCTAAAGAATTCCGTCTTTCTGGAAAAGAGTATTTAAAATATGAACACCTTTTATTTAACAATAGCTTGTTGTATTTATCTATCTATATAGAAAAATATAGAGTAGAAAAATATAAATCTAAAGAAAATAGAATTCATGTTTTGCACATAGAAAGTTTACAAGATGTACTCAAAAAACTGACTCATAAATTGATAGTAAAAATTAATATTAATGACCTTGATAGCATGATCATTCATGAAATAGAAAGGCTTTTTTCTCAACGAAAAGGGAACAAAATACTTCATATTCTACTTTATGATAGAGAGAATAAAATTTATTTAAATTTTGAATCTAAAAAGTATGGAGTTAATATAACTTCAAGTTTTTTAAAAGAATTAGAAAAAATAAAGGGATTGGATTTTTTTTTAATTAAAACTTGTAATAGACAATAA
- the argC gene encoding N-acetyl-gamma-glutamyl-phosphate reductase — protein sequence MIEIGIIGGTGYTAGELIRLIIHHPKARINSVVSKSNPGKWIHCIHQDLLGEINMKFTRSLNKEIDIVFLCSGHGQSRKELKKISDHVKVIDLSQDFRILNQSVFEGRNFIYGLPELQKDVIKKSYNIANPGCFATAVLLSILPLAQNNLLKKQIHISAITGSTGSGKKISETNQFSWRTNNISTYKIFQHQHIQEIKQVIHKVQNNFSSEIYLIPYRGNFSRGIIATLYTYSSFSLEKNREIYKEYYKRHPFVEVSDINIDIKQVVNTNKCILYLLKEKDQLIVISIIDNLIKGASGQAVQNMNLLFNLDETCGLRLKSVRF from the coding sequence ATGATTGAAATAGGGATTATAGGAGGAACTGGATATACTGCTGGAGAATTAATCAGATTGATAATTCATCATCCGAAAGCAAGAATTAATAGTGTGGTCAGCAAAAGTAATCCAGGAAAATGGATTCATTGTATTCATCAAGATCTACTAGGTGAAATAAATATGAAATTTACTAGATCTTTAAACAAAGAAATAGATATAGTGTTTCTTTGTTCAGGACATGGACAATCTAGAAAAGAATTAAAAAAAATATCTGATCATGTAAAAGTTATTGATCTTAGTCAAGATTTTAGAATTCTCAATCAATCTGTTTTTGAAGGGAGAAATTTTATATATGGATTACCAGAATTACAGAAAGATGTCATAAAAAAATCTTATAATATCGCCAATCCAGGATGTTTTGCGACAGCTGTTCTTTTATCCATTTTACCTTTAGCTCAAAACAATCTACTAAAAAAACAGATTCATATTAGTGCTATAACTGGATCTACAGGATCCGGAAAAAAAATAAGTGAAACGAATCAATTTAGTTGGAGAACTAACAACATTTCTACTTATAAAATTTTTCAACATCAACACATACAAGAAATCAAACAGGTTATTCATAAAGTACAAAATAACTTTTCTTCTGAGATTTATTTGATTCCTTATAGAGGAAATTTTTCAAGAGGAATTATAGCAACTTTATATACTTATTCTAGTTTTTCTTTGGAGAAGAATAGAGAAATTTATAAGGAATATTATAAGAGGCATCCATTTGTTGAAGTCTCTGATATTAACATAGATATAAAACAAGTAGTAAATACCAATAAATGTATTTTGTATCTTCTAAAAGAGAAGGATCAACTGATAGTTATAAGCATTATAGATAATCTTATAAAAGGGGCTTCCGGTCAAGCCGTACAGAATATGAACCTTTTATTTAATTTAGATGAAACTTGTGGGTTGAGATTAAAATCCGTTCGTTTTTAA